A genomic region of Oryza glaberrima chromosome 1, OglaRS2, whole genome shotgun sequence contains the following coding sequences:
- the LOC127756731 gene encoding classical arabinogalactan protein 26-like, with product MASARARGGRAFFLLALVLVVLAAPAAALRTSAISAAPEYPRLPTGPGHGGGRHAAPAPAAVLPPAPALSPDIMPLLPSPGPDSDGSAEAPSDVMPTIPSSPSPPNPDALLPDSALAPFGSAPAVAAQSRAPPPSTTTAVAAAWALPVAVGLVAMWLV from the coding sequence ATGGCgagcgcccgcgcgcgcggcgggcgagccttcttcctcctcgcactcgtgctcgtcgtcctcgcggcgcccgcggccgcgCTGCGGACGTCGGCCATCTCCGCGGCGCCGGAGTACCCGCGGCTCCCCACCGGGCCGGGCcacggcggcgggaggcacGCGGCGCCCGCGCCTGCGGCGGtcctcccgccggcgccggcgctctcGCCGGACATAATGCCGCTGCTCCCGTCCCCGGGGCCCGACTCCGACGGCTCCGCCGAGGCGCCGTCCGACGTCATGCCCACCATCCCCTCCAGCCCGAGCCCGCCCAACCCCGACGCGCTCTTGCCGGACTCCGCGCTCGCCCCGTTCGGCTccgcgcccgccgtcgccgcccagtcccgcgcgccgccgccgtcgacgacgacggcggtggcggcggcgtgggcgctcCCCGTGGCCGTGGGGCTAGTGGCCATGTGGTTGGTGTAG